Part of the Micromonospora tarapacensis genome is shown below.
CGGCCAAGAACCACGCCTCGGTGGCCGTGGTGACCGACCCTGGCGCGTACCCGATGCTGCTGGCCGCCCTCGACGGCGGCGGCTTCACCCTGGCGCAGCGTCGGGCGCTGGCCGCCCGTGCCTTCGCCGACATCGCCGAGTACGACGTGGCGGTCGCCGAGTGGTTCGCCGCGTCGGTCGCCCCGGCCGCCGACGGCTGGCCGCAGTTCGCCGGCCTGGCGTTGCGCCGGCAGTCGGTGCTGCGCTACGGCGAGAACCCGCACCAGGCCGCCGCTCTCTACACCGACCCGGCCGGCCCGGTCGGGCTGGCTCAGGCCGAGCAGTTGCACGGCAAGGAGATGTCCTACAACAACTACGTCGACGCGGACGCCGCCTGGCGGGCCGCCAACGACTTCGCCGACCGGCCGGCGGTGGCCATCGTCAAACACGCCAACCCGTGCGGCATCGCGGTCGGCGCGGACGTGGCGCAGGCGCACCGCAAGGCACACGCCTGCGATCCGGTCTCCGCCTTCGGTGGGGTCATAGCGGTGAACCGGCCGGTCTCGGTCGAGTTGGCCGGGCAGATCGCCGAGATCTTCACCGAAGTGGTGGTGGCGCCCGGGTACGAGCCCGGCGCGGCGGAGGCGCTCCAGGCCAAGAAGAACATCCGGCTGCTGCGCGCGCCGGAGTTCCGCCCCGGCCGGCCGAGTGGCGGCAGGTCACCGGCGGCGTACTGGTGCAGCTGCGCGACGCGATCGACGCCGAGGGCGACGATCCGGCCAGCTGGCGGCTGGCCACCGGCGAGGCGGCCGACGCCGAGACCTTCGCCGACCTGGTCTTCGCCTGGCGGGCGGTGCGTGCGGTGAAGAGCAACGCGATCCTGCTGGCCCGCGACGGCGCGACCGTCGGCGTCGGGATGGGGCAGGTCAACCGGGTCGACTCGGCCCGGCTGGCGGTCAGCCGCGCGGGCGCCGACCGGGCACGCGGCGCGGTGGCCGCCTCGGATGCGTTCTTCCCGTTCGCCGACGGCCCGCAGATCCTCCTCGACGCGGGGATCCGGGCGATCGTGCAGCCCGGCGGCTCGATCCGCGACGAGGAGGTGATCGCCGCCTGCAAGCAGGCCGGCGTCACCATGTACCTCACCGGCACCCGCCACTTCTTCCACTAGGGCGGTGTCGAAGTCATCGGTCGAGCCGAGGTGGAGTCCAGGCGGCGGTCCCTAACGCGGCCGGTCGTCGCCTGGGCCGCCGGAGGCCGGCCAGGGACTTCGACACGGGGCCTGGCTTGCGTGGAAGGCTCGGCGCGGTCCTGTTTTCAGCGGATGAGATGCGAATGTGAGATCTTGGACAGTTTCCGTTAACTCCTAACGGAAACTGTCCAAGATCTGGACCGAACCTGTAGCTGGAAACTGCATCGCCGGGGTCGTCCGGTCTGGTGGCGTCCGGTCCGGCCCGGTTCGGCTGGCACGGTTGCGATACGTCGCTCCGGTGCTTTCAGGGGCTGCCGCGTCCAGCCGACGAAGCGTCGGTGTAGTGCGCCGGCGGGTGCCCAGGGCATGCCCTCGGCGACCTGGACGAGACGGGGCAGGCGCGATCCGATCCAGCATGTGAATGCGCGTCGGCCGCTTCGACGCGCCCCGCCGCGACGGGCCGTGCTGGAGGCACCGGGTGCGAGATCCGGGCCGGCTAGGAAGTGTGTCGAGGTCCCTGGCCACGCAGATCGGCCCGCCGGTCTTCGGTCAGGTCGGCGGTCGGATGGCTGTCACGGTCCGCTCTTGGGCCAGCAGGCAGGCGATGCCGTCGGCGGTCATCGGCCGGGCCAGGTGATAGCCCTGGCCACGGGTGTAGCCGAGGTCGCGGAGCACGGCGACCTGCTCGGCGCTCTCGACGCCCTCGGCGACGGTCTCCAGGCCGAGCGCGTGGGCGAGTTGGATCACCGCCCGGGCCACCGCCTGCCGGGCGTCGGCCGCCGCGGCCTGGCCGTCGTCGATCTCGATTCCCT
Proteins encoded:
- a CDS encoding EAL domain-containing protein, producing the protein MTAALAESGLGCERLVLEVTESAVLRGQQVSRTLFELGRMGIRLSLDDFGTGESSLSLLRDFPAAIVKLDKSFVEGIEIDDGQAAAADARQAVARAVIQLAHALGLETVAEGVESAEQVAVLRDLGYTRGQGYHLARPMTADGIACLLAQERTVTAIRPPT